A genome region from Micromonospora inyonensis includes the following:
- a CDS encoding 8-oxoguanine deaminase has product MIVIENCAVATVDRGWTEYRDGHVVVGADGRITAVGPGPARAVDPSARRVDGTGCLATPGLVNAHHHLYQWVTRGLAQEADLFGWLTTLYPVWAHLDAEMVHAAAAAGLGWLALSGCTTSTDHHYVFPPGRDDPLAATIEAARRIGLRFQPSRGSMDLGRSDGGLPPDSLVEGTEAALLATEAAIDRYHDPSPGAMLRISVAPCSPFSVTATLMREAAALARRRGVRLHTHLAETVEEEEYCRATHGCTPVEYAERLGWLGDDVWLAHGVHLDDAALARLAATGTAVAHCPSSNARLGAGTARVPDLLAAGVPVGLGVDGAASQEAGQLGAELRQALYAARLRGGPAAMTARQALALGTVGGAECLGRADEIGSLEVGKLADVALWRLDGLGHAGIDDPVAALVLGPPAPLALLLVGGRTVVEAGELRTADVGTITDRASRAHRKLLALAEAGSTRTGDDR; this is encoded by the coding sequence ATGATCGTCATCGAGAACTGCGCCGTCGCCACCGTCGACCGCGGGTGGACCGAATACCGTGACGGGCACGTCGTGGTCGGCGCCGACGGCCGGATCACCGCGGTCGGGCCGGGTCCGGCCCGTGCCGTCGACCCGTCGGCCCGACGGGTCGACGGCACCGGCTGCCTGGCCACCCCCGGTCTGGTCAACGCCCACCACCATCTCTACCAGTGGGTGACCCGGGGTCTCGCCCAGGAGGCCGACTTGTTCGGCTGGCTGACCACCCTGTACCCGGTCTGGGCCCACCTGGACGCCGAGATGGTGCACGCCGCGGCGGCGGCCGGCCTGGGCTGGCTCGCCCTGTCTGGTTGCACGACCAGCACCGACCACCACTACGTGTTCCCACCGGGCCGAGACGATCCGCTGGCCGCCACGATCGAGGCCGCCCGCCGGATCGGGCTGCGCTTCCAGCCCAGTCGCGGGTCGATGGACCTGGGCCGGTCCGACGGCGGCCTGCCCCCCGACTCGCTCGTCGAGGGCACCGAGGCGGCTCTGCTGGCCACCGAGGCAGCGATCGACCGCTACCACGACCCGTCCCCGGGGGCGATGCTGCGGATCTCCGTGGCGCCGTGCTCGCCGTTCTCGGTCACCGCCACCTTGATGCGGGAGGCCGCAGCGCTGGCCCGGCGGCGCGGGGTCCGGCTGCACACCCACCTCGCCGAGACCGTCGAGGAGGAGGAGTACTGCCGGGCCACCCACGGCTGCACCCCCGTCGAGTACGCCGAGCGACTCGGCTGGCTCGGTGACGACGTGTGGCTGGCCCACGGCGTGCATCTCGACGACGCGGCGCTGGCCCGGCTGGCCGCCACCGGCACGGCCGTGGCGCACTGCCCCAGCTCGAACGCCCGCCTGGGCGCCGGCACCGCCCGCGTGCCCGACCTGCTCGCCGCCGGCGTGCCGGTGGGGTTGGGCGTGGACGGCGCCGCCTCTCAGGAGGCCGGCCAGCTCGGCGCGGAGCTGCGGCAGGCCCTGTACGCCGCTCGGCTGCGCGGCGGCCCGGCGGCGATGACCGCCCGGCAGGCGTTGGCCCTCGGCACGGTCGGGGGCGCCGAATGCCTGGGTCGAGCCGACGAGATCGGCTCGCTGGAGGTGGGCAAACTCGCCGACGTCGCGCTGTGGCGCCTGGATGGCCTCGGCCACGCCGGCATCGACGACCCGGTGGCGGCGCTGGTGCTCGGTCCACCCGCCCCGCTGGCGCTGCTGCTGGTCGGCGGCCGGACCGTCGTCGAGGCCGGGGAGCTGCGCACGGCCGACGTGGGGACGATCACCGATCGGGCCAGCCGGGCACACCGGAAGCTGCTGGCGCTGGCCGAGGCGGGGTCGACGAGGACAGGAGACGATCGTTGA
- a CDS encoding RNA-guided endonuclease InsQ/TnpB family protein, whose product MTRAVKRAFKFRFYPTDAQAAELARTFGCVRLVYNMALAARTEAWTLRQERVNYNATSAMLTTWKKTDDLAFLNEVSSVPLQQTLRHLQVAFTNFFAKRARYPSFKSKKKSRRSAEYTTSGFRYRDGQLTLAKMAEPLDIVWSRPLPEGARPSTVTVSQDAAGRWFVSLLCDDVIEQAPASGMVGVDAGLDSLLTLSTGEKIVNPRYERRDRAALARAQRELARKAKGSHNRAKARLKVARVHARITDRRRDHLHKLTTRLVRENQTIVVEDLTVRNMVTSHSLARAISDAAWRQFRTLLEYKADWHGRDLVVVDRWFPSSKLCSACGALVERMPLSMRSWTCRCGQIHDRDVNAARNILAEGLSVIACGGGVRPQRTNVRTGRSSTKQETQRATAGIPRL is encoded by the coding sequence GTGACCAGGGCCGTGAAGCGGGCATTCAAATTCCGCTTCTACCCGACCGACGCGCAGGCCGCCGAGCTTGCCCGTACGTTCGGCTGTGTCCGGCTGGTCTACAACATGGCGTTGGCCGCCCGCACCGAGGCGTGGACGCTGCGCCAGGAACGGGTCAACTACAACGCCACCTCGGCGATGCTGACCACGTGGAAGAAGACCGACGACCTGGCGTTCCTCAACGAGGTGTCCTCGGTGCCGTTGCAGCAGACCCTGCGACACCTGCAAGTCGCGTTCACCAACTTCTTCGCCAAGCGTGCCCGGTACCCCAGCTTCAAGAGCAAGAAGAAGTCGCGCCGGTCGGCGGAGTACACCACCAGCGGGTTCCGATACCGAGACGGCCAGCTCACCCTGGCGAAGATGGCCGAACCGCTGGACATCGTGTGGTCCCGGCCGCTTCCCGAGGGCGCGAGGCCGTCCACGGTCACCGTGTCGCAGGACGCGGCCGGACGCTGGTTCGTGTCCCTGCTCTGCGACGACGTGATCGAGCAGGCTCCGGCTTCGGGCATGGTGGGCGTTGACGCTGGGCTCGACAGCCTGCTGACCCTCTCTACCGGAGAGAAGATCGTCAACCCGAGGTATGAGCGCCGCGACCGGGCCGCGCTCGCCAGGGCCCAGCGGGAACTGGCCCGCAAAGCCAAGGGGTCCCACAACCGGGCCAAGGCCCGGCTCAAGGTCGCCCGCGTGCACGCCCGCATCACCGACCGCAGACGGGACCACCTGCACAAGCTGACCACTCGGCTCGTTCGTGAGAACCAAACGATCGTCGTCGAGGATCTGACCGTGCGCAACATGGTCACGAGTCACAGCCTGGCCCGCGCCATCAGCGACGCGGCCTGGCGGCAGTTCCGCACCCTGCTCGAATACAAGGCCGACTGGCACGGCCGCGACCTGGTGGTCGTGGACCGCTGGTTCCCGTCGTCCAAGCTGTGCTCGGCGTGTGGTGCGCTCGTTGAGCGGATGCCGCTGAGCATGCGGTCGTGGACATGCCGATGCGGGCAGATCCACGACCGTGACGTCAACGCGGCCCGCAACATTCTCGCGGAGGGGCTCTCCGTGATTGCCTGTGGAGGCGGTGTAAGACCCCAACGGACGAACGTCCGGACGGGGCGGTCGTCGACGAAGCAGGAAACCCAGCGGGCGACCGCTGGAATCCCCCGCCTGTAG
- the aceB gene encoding malate synthase A has product MTEAQAPSARADADGGDILTPDAVAFVTALHRRFAGRRADLLARRAVRRAEAARDGGLEFPADTAAIRDADWTVPPPPADLTDRRVEITGPPERKMTVNALNSGAQVWLADLEDANTPHWTNVLDGQRNLRDAVRRTISVDTGGRRYELGPGPYPTIVVRPRGWHLDERHLPVDGAPAVAALVDFGLYLFHNADELLARGSGPYFYLPKLESSDEAALWNDVFDHAQELLGLPRGTIRATVLIETITAAFEMDEILWALRPHVTGLNAGRWDYLFSIIRTFRDAGASFLLPDRSAVTMTAPFMRAYTDLLVATCHRRGASAIGGMSAFIPNRRDADATERASAQVRADKQREAADGFDGSWVAHPDLVPICREVFDRALGDRPHQLHRRRPEVAVTAEQLLDLRGIPGQATGAGLRANVGVALRYLEAWLRGNGAVAINSMMEDTATAEISRSQIWQWIHHGVRLSDGTPVTAELVRGIEDEELAAIRAELGQSAWARSRFDDARGLFERIALDIGFVDFLTIPAYELVD; this is encoded by the coding sequence ATGACCGAAGCTCAGGCGCCGTCCGCGCGGGCAGACGCCGATGGGGGTGACATCCTCACTCCGGACGCGGTCGCTTTCGTGACCGCCCTGCACCGGCGGTTCGCGGGCCGCCGAGCCGACCTGCTCGCCCGCCGGGCGGTCCGCCGTGCCGAGGCAGCCCGCGACGGAGGGCTCGAATTCCCTGCGGACACTGCGGCGATCCGCGACGCGGACTGGACGGTACCGCCCCCGCCGGCCGACCTGACCGACCGGCGGGTGGAGATCACGGGGCCGCCCGAGCGGAAGATGACCGTCAACGCGCTGAACTCGGGCGCCCAGGTCTGGCTCGCCGACCTGGAGGACGCCAACACCCCGCACTGGACGAACGTCCTTGACGGGCAGCGCAATCTTCGTGACGCGGTACGCCGCACCATCTCTGTGGACACCGGCGGCCGGCGCTACGAACTGGGCCCCGGACCGTACCCGACGATCGTCGTCCGGCCCCGGGGGTGGCATCTCGACGAGCGGCACCTGCCGGTCGACGGGGCGCCGGCAGTCGCCGCGCTGGTGGACTTCGGGCTCTACCTGTTCCACAACGCCGACGAGTTGCTGGCCCGGGGTAGCGGCCCGTACTTCTACCTGCCGAAGCTGGAGAGCAGCGACGAGGCAGCGCTCTGGAACGACGTGTTCGACCACGCGCAGGAGCTGCTCGGCCTGCCCCGCGGGACGATCCGGGCCACCGTGTTGATCGAGACGATCACCGCCGCGTTCGAGATGGACGAGATCCTGTGGGCACTGCGCCCCCACGTGACCGGACTCAACGCGGGCCGGTGGGACTACCTGTTCAGCATCATCAGGACCTTCCGCGACGCCGGGGCGTCATTCCTGCTGCCCGACCGCTCGGCGGTCACCATGACCGCGCCTTTCATGCGCGCGTACACCGACCTGTTGGTCGCCACCTGTCATCGACGGGGGGCCAGCGCGATCGGCGGCATGTCCGCCTTCATCCCCAACCGGCGAGACGCCGACGCCACCGAGCGAGCCTCCGCCCAGGTCCGCGCCGACAAGCAACGCGAGGCGGCCGACGGCTTCGACGGCTCCTGGGTCGCCCACCCCGACCTGGTCCCGATCTGTCGGGAGGTCTTCGACCGGGCCCTCGGCGACCGTCCCCACCAACTGCACCGGCGCAGGCCCGAGGTGGCTGTCACCGCCGAGCAGCTGCTTGACCTGCGCGGGATACCCGGACAGGCCACCGGAGCCGGCCTGCGCGCCAACGTCGGCGTGGCGCTGCGCTACCTGGAAGCCTGGCTACGGGGCAACGGCGCGGTGGCGATCAACAGCATGATGGAGGACACCGCCACCGCGGAGATCTCCCGGTCACAGATCTGGCAGTGGATCCACCACGGCGTACGCCTGTCCGACGGCACACCGGTGACCGCCGAGCTGGTCCGCGGCATCGAGGACGAAGAACTCGCCGCGATCCGGGCCGAGTTGGGCCAGTCGGCCTGGGCGAGGTCCCGCTTCGACGACGCCCGAGGGCTCTTCGAACGGATCGCCCTCGATATCGGGTTCGTCGACTTCCTCACCATCCCGGCGTACGAGTTGGTCGACTGA
- a CDS encoding DUF6986 family protein: protein MRLRTEVYTDLDDRLAAVDLELRAAHPGRAGGRQPVHTVYVPADRVTTRLVPTWGAAALAALRGCPPPPFAEELCEAVTGKLAREPIEDLRIDLEDGFGTRDDADEDRAVRTAGRALVDARAEGIAPPLVGIRVKSLEAATRRRAVRSLDLFLDACGGAPPGFVVTLPKVSHPAQVEAMVVLCARLESAYGLPDGTLRFEIQVEVPRAVLGPDGTATVPRLVTAADGRCAGLHFGTYDYSAACGIAGPYQSMEHPAADHAKAVMQVAAAVAGVPVSDGSTNVLPVGAAPAVRAAWTLHARLVRRSLERGFYQGWDLHPAQLPTRFAATYAFFRDNAPDAARRLRAHLDQRCDGVLDEPATRRALAGFLLRGVDCGALGAEQAGFEPGELRILTQVRSAQAPGFSRGAGGVGASTETVVC, encoded by the coding sequence ATGCGCCTCCGCACGGAGGTGTACACCGACCTGGACGACCGGCTGGCTGCGGTCGACCTCGAGCTGCGCGCAGCCCACCCGGGCCGGGCCGGCGGCCGGCAGCCGGTGCACACCGTCTACGTCCCCGCCGATCGGGTCACCACACGTCTCGTCCCCACCTGGGGGGCCGCCGCCCTCGCCGCCCTGCGGGGCTGCCCGCCGCCGCCGTTCGCCGAGGAGTTGTGCGAGGCGGTCACCGGCAAGCTGGCCCGGGAACCGATCGAAGACCTGCGAATCGACCTGGAGGACGGCTTCGGAACCCGTGACGACGCCGACGAGGACCGGGCGGTACGGACGGCGGGCCGGGCGCTGGTCGACGCTCGGGCGGAGGGAATCGCGCCGCCACTCGTCGGGATCCGAGTCAAGAGCCTGGAGGCGGCCACCCGGCGGCGGGCGGTGCGCAGCCTCGACCTGTTCCTGGACGCCTGCGGCGGGGCACCGCCCGGCTTCGTGGTGACCCTGCCCAAGGTCAGCCATCCCGCGCAGGTCGAGGCGATGGTGGTGCTCTGCGCACGCCTGGAGTCGGCCTACGGGCTGCCGGACGGGACGCTGCGGTTCGAGATCCAGGTGGAGGTGCCCCGGGCCGTGCTGGGCCCGGACGGCACCGCGACGGTGCCCCGGCTGGTCACCGCCGCCGACGGCCGCTGCGCCGGGCTGCACTTCGGCACCTACGACTACAGCGCGGCGTGCGGGATCGCCGGCCCGTACCAGAGCATGGAGCACCCCGCCGCCGACCACGCCAAGGCCGTGATGCAGGTGGCCGCTGCCGTGGCCGGTGTGCCCGTCTCCGACGGCTCCACCAACGTGCTGCCGGTGGGCGCGGCCCCGGCGGTGCGAGCCGCGTGGACGCTGCACGCGCGACTGGTCCGCCGCTCCCTCGAACGCGGCTTCTACCAGGGCTGGGACCTGCACCCGGCGCAGCTGCCGACCCGGTTCGCCGCGACCTACGCCTTCTTCCGCGACAACGCGCCCGACGCGGCCCGGCGGCTGCGCGCCCACCTCGATCAACGCTGCGACGGGGTGCTCGACGAACCGGCGACCCGGCGCGCGCTCGCCGGCTTCCTGCTGCGCGGGGTCGACTGCGGGGCGCTGGGCGCCGAGCAGGCGGGATTCGAACCGGGCGAGCTGCGGATTTTGACTCAAGTGCGTAGCGCGCAAGCCCCCGGCTTCAGCCGTGGGGCTGGTGGGGTTGGCGCATCAACTGAAACGGTGGTGTGCTAG
- a CDS encoding RNA-guided endonuclease InsQ/TnpB family protein, which translates to MSSRVVKRAYRFRFYPTDQQRELLNRTFGCVRYVYNRALAERSRAWTQEQRRVTFAETCRMLTAWKNEPDTAWLYEVSNVALQQSLQHLQQAYVNFWAKRATYPTFKSKRTSKASATFTTSGFSFRDGQIKLAKTDVPLDIVWSRPLPEGAQPSTVTVSRDAANRWHISILVEETIVALPPATRAVGIDAGITSLVTLSTGEKVTNPRHEQRDRERLAVAQRRLARTAKGSNNRAKARLKVARVHARIADRRRDHLHKLSTRIIRENQTVVIEDLSVRNMVRNHSLARAISDAAWSQLRRQLEYKADWYGRTVIAIDRFYPSSKTCSACGVVVEKLPLSVRGWVCRCGVTHDRDVNAAKAILAAGLAVSACGDGVRPSRV; encoded by the coding sequence ATGTCGAGTCGAGTGGTGAAGCGGGCGTACAGGTTCCGCTTCTACCCCACCGACCAGCAGCGGGAGCTGCTGAACCGGACGTTCGGCTGCGTGCGCTACGTCTACAACCGGGCGCTGGCCGAGCGGTCCCGCGCCTGGACACAGGAACAGCGGCGGGTCACGTTCGCCGAAACCTGCCGGATGCTCACCGCATGGAAGAACGAGCCCGACACGGCTTGGCTGTACGAGGTGTCGAACGTGGCACTTCAGCAGTCGTTGCAGCACCTTCAGCAGGCGTACGTGAACTTCTGGGCGAAGCGGGCGACGTATCCGACGTTCAAGTCCAAGCGCACGTCGAAGGCGTCAGCCACGTTCACCACGTCAGGGTTCTCGTTCCGCGACGGGCAGATCAAACTGGCGAAGACGGACGTCCCGCTGGACATCGTGTGGTCCCGGCCCCTGCCCGAGGGCGCTCAACCGTCCACGGTCACGGTGTCCCGCGACGCGGCGAACCGCTGGCACATCTCGATCCTGGTGGAAGAGACCATCGTGGCTCTGCCGCCGGCAACCCGGGCGGTCGGGATCGACGCTGGGATCACCTCGCTGGTCACCCTTTCCACCGGGGAGAAGGTCACCAATCCGCGGCACGAGCAGCGGGATCGGGAGCGGCTGGCCGTGGCGCAGCGGCGGTTGGCCCGCACGGCGAAGGGCTCCAACAATCGGGCCAAGGCGCGGCTCAAGGTGGCCCGGGTGCACGCCCGGATCGCCGACCGGCGGCGGGATCACCTGCACAAGCTGTCCACGAGGATCATCCGCGAGAACCAAACGGTGGTCATCGAGGACCTGTCGGTCCGCAACATGGTCCGCAATCACAGCCTTGCCCGAGCGATCTCGGACGCGGCGTGGTCGCAGTTGCGGCGACAGTTGGAGTACAAGGCCGACTGGTACGGACGCACGGTCATCGCGATCGACCGGTTCTATCCGAGCAGCAAGACGTGCTCGGCGTGCGGCGTGGTTGTGGAGAAGCTGCCGTTGAGCGTCCGGGGGTGGGTGTGTCGCTGCGGCGTGACCCACGACCGGGATGTGAATGCGGCGAAGGCGATTTTGGCGGCGGGGCTCGCCGTGTCAGCCTGCGGAGATGGTGTGAGACCGTCCCGCGTCTAG
- the allB gene encoding allantoinase AllB codes for MRLESPGFSRGEDVKYDLVLRSRRTVLPDGQRPAAVGVRDGRIATIAGYADPLDAAAEEDLGDVALLPGLVDTHVHVNEPGRTEWEGFASATRAAAAGGVTTVIDMPLNSVPPTVTAEALAVKRAAAAGRCHVDVGFWGGVVPTNLADLAELHRDGVFGFKAFLVDSGVPEFPPVDPELLGRALGMVDALFVVHAEDPRSVRESPPSARYADFVASRPPAAERSAVAAVVAAARRTGGRVHVLHLSSVEALPDLVAARADGVRLSVETCPHYLALTAEQVPDGATEFKCCPPIRDRANQDRLWAALAAGAVDCVVSDHSPCPPALKHAETGDFAAAWGGVASVQLGLPVVWTEARRRGHGLADVVGWMATGPADLVGLSGKGRIAVGGEADLVAFDADADFHVDPGRLHHRHPVTPYAGQRLTGVVRTTWLRGQAVTGRTPRGRLLRAGAA; via the coding sequence GTGAGGTTGGAATCCCCCGGCTTTAGCCGTGGGGAGGATGTCAAGTACGACCTGGTGCTGCGGTCCCGGCGGACGGTGTTGCCGGACGGGCAGCGACCGGCGGCGGTCGGCGTGCGCGACGGGCGGATCGCCACGATCGCCGGCTATGCCGACCCGCTCGACGCCGCCGCCGAGGAGGACCTGGGCGACGTGGCCCTGCTGCCCGGCCTGGTGGACACGCACGTGCACGTCAACGAGCCCGGCCGCACCGAGTGGGAGGGTTTCGCCAGCGCGACGCGGGCGGCCGCCGCGGGCGGGGTCACCACCGTCATCGACATGCCGCTCAACAGCGTCCCGCCGACCGTCACCGCCGAGGCGCTGGCGGTCAAGCGTGCCGCTGCGGCCGGCCGCTGCCACGTGGACGTGGGCTTCTGGGGCGGTGTCGTGCCGACGAACCTGGCCGACCTCGCCGAGCTGCACCGCGACGGGGTGTTCGGGTTCAAGGCGTTCCTGGTCGATTCCGGCGTGCCGGAGTTCCCGCCGGTCGACCCCGAGTTGCTGGGGCGGGCGTTGGGAATGGTCGACGCGCTCTTCGTCGTGCACGCCGAGGACCCCCGGTCGGTGCGGGAGTCGCCCCCGTCGGCACGCTACGCCGACTTCGTCGCCTCCCGGCCACCGGCAGCGGAGCGGTCCGCCGTCGCCGCCGTCGTGGCTGCCGCCCGCCGCACGGGCGGCCGGGTCCACGTGCTGCACCTGTCATCCGTGGAGGCCCTGCCCGACCTGGTGGCCGCGCGGGCCGACGGGGTGCGGCTGAGCGTGGAGACCTGCCCCCACTACCTGGCGCTCACCGCCGAACAGGTGCCGGACGGCGCGACCGAGTTCAAGTGCTGCCCGCCGATCCGGGACCGTGCCAACCAGGACCGTCTCTGGGCCGCTCTCGCCGCGGGTGCGGTGGACTGCGTGGTGAGCGACCACTCGCCCTGCCCGCCTGCGCTGAAACACGCCGAGACCGGCGACTTCGCCGCGGCCTGGGGTGGCGTCGCGTCGGTGCAGCTCGGTCTGCCGGTGGTCTGGACCGAGGCCCGCCGCCGCGGGCACGGCCTCGCCGATGTCGTCGGCTGGATGGCCACCGGCCCGGCCGACCTGGTCGGACTGTCCGGCAAGGGTCGCATCGCGGTGGGCGGGGAGGCCGACCTGGTGGCGTTCGACGCCGACGCCGACTTCCACGTCGACCCCGGCCGGCTGCATCACCGGCATCCGGTGACCCCGTACGCGGGGCAGCGGTTGACCGGTGTCGTCCGGACCACCTGGCTGCGCGGTCAGGCCGTCACCGGTCGGACGCCGCGCGGCCGGCTGCTGCGGGCGGGTGCGGCATGA
- the alc gene encoding allantoicase, whose product MSGLPDLPDLASRTFGGGVVAANDEFFAAADNLVDPRPPTFQPSTFAAKGQVYDGWETRRRRDPGADHAIVRLGLPGVVRLLVIDTSFFTGNYPPYAAVDGCAVEGHPGPAELARARWVPLLARTPLAGDSRNAFPVAVPYHLTHVRLTIFPDGGVARLRVYGDVVPDPALLPEVFDLAAAEHGGWIEACSDRFYGAPQNLLAPGPARTMGEGWETARRRDDGNDWVLVRLGLPGTVHFVDLDTSHFKGNAPGSATLRAADARYGDLDDPRTWFPLLPDTRLRPDTRHRFPVTEPRTATHVRLDIFPDGGMARLRVTGRADPTARAVLAALRERTRLPAAGPAPAAPRGAGATDLAPNRPHRDSTRSTDVSDPA is encoded by the coding sequence ATGAGCGGCCTGCCCGACCTGCCCGACCTGGCGTCGCGAACCTTCGGCGGGGGCGTGGTCGCGGCCAACGACGAGTTCTTCGCCGCCGCGGACAACCTCGTCGATCCGCGGCCACCGACGTTCCAGCCGAGTACCTTCGCCGCCAAGGGCCAGGTGTACGACGGCTGGGAAACCCGTCGGCGTCGGGACCCCGGCGCCGACCACGCCATCGTCCGGCTCGGGCTGCCCGGCGTCGTGCGCCTGCTCGTCATCGACACCAGCTTCTTCACCGGCAACTACCCGCCGTACGCCGCCGTCGACGGGTGCGCCGTCGAGGGCCATCCGGGGCCGGCCGAGCTGGCTCGGGCGCGCTGGGTGCCACTGCTCGCGCGTACGCCGCTGGCCGGCGACAGCCGCAACGCCTTCCCGGTCGCCGTGCCCTACCACCTGACCCACGTGCGGCTCACCATCTTTCCCGACGGCGGGGTGGCCCGGCTGCGGGTGTACGGGGACGTCGTACCCGACCCGGCGCTACTGCCGGAGGTGTTCGACCTGGCGGCGGCCGAACACGGCGGGTGGATCGAGGCGTGCAGCGACCGGTTCTACGGCGCTCCGCAGAACTTGCTCGCCCCCGGCCCGGCCCGGACGATGGGGGAAGGCTGGGAGACCGCCCGACGGCGCGACGACGGCAACGACTGGGTGCTGGTCCGGCTGGGCCTGCCCGGGACGGTGCACTTCGTCGACCTCGACACCAGCCACTTCAAGGGCAATGCCCCGGGCAGCGCCACCCTGCGCGCCGCCGACGCGCGCTACGGCGACCTCGACGACCCACGGACGTGGTTCCCCCTGCTGCCGGACACCCGGCTCCGGCCGGACACCCGGCATCGTTTCCCGGTCACCGAACCCCGCACCGCCACCCACGTCCGACTGGACATCTTCCCCGACGGCGGCATGGCCCGGCTGCGGGTGACCGGCCGCGCCGACCCCACCGCACGGGCCGTGCTCGCCGCGCTGCGGGAGCGCACCCGGCTACCGGCGGCCGGACCCGCCCCCGCCGCACCACGAGGAGCCGGAGCCACGGATCTGGCACCGAACCGACCGCACCGCGACAGCACCAGGAGCACTGATGTTTCTGACCCCGCATGA
- a CDS encoding urease subunit gamma encodes MFLTPHEQERLLIHTAADVARRRRDRGLRLNYPEAMATITAFLLEGARDGRSVVDLMSAGRTVLTREDVQEGVPELLKEVQVEATFPDGTKLVTVHHPIP; translated from the coding sequence ATGTTTCTGACCCCGCATGAGCAGGAGCGTCTGCTCATCCACACGGCGGCGGACGTCGCCCGGCGGCGGCGCGACCGCGGCCTACGGCTCAACTATCCGGAAGCGATGGCGACCATCACCGCGTTCCTGCTCGAAGGCGCCCGCGACGGCCGCTCGGTCGTCGACCTGATGTCGGCCGGGCGGACCGTGCTGACCCGCGAGGACGTCCAGGAGGGCGTCCCGGAGTTGTTGAAGGAGGTGCAGGTGGAGGCGACGTTTCCGGACGGCACGAAGCTGGTTACGGTGCACCACCCGATCCCGTGA
- a CDS encoding urease subunit beta: MIPGEMLPGDGPVRVNVGLPVTSLLVVNTADRPIQVGSHYHFFEANPGLSFDRAAAYGLRLAVPAGTSVRFGPGVSRTVDLVPLGGARIVAGLRGEVAGSLDNDGTGTAP, encoded by the coding sequence GTGATTCCCGGCGAGATGCTGCCCGGCGACGGTCCGGTCCGCGTCAACGTCGGACTGCCGGTGACCAGCCTGCTGGTCGTCAACACCGCCGACCGTCCGATCCAGGTCGGCTCGCACTACCACTTCTTCGAGGCCAACCCGGGGCTGTCTTTCGACCGGGCTGCCGCGTACGGGCTGCGGCTGGCCGTCCCGGCCGGCACCTCGGTGCGCTTCGGGCCCGGGGTGAGCCGCACCGTCGACCTGGTTCCGTTGGGCGGTGCCCGGATCGTGGCGGGGCTGCGCGGCGAGGTTGCCGGTTCGTTGGACAACGACGGGACGGGGACGGCGCCATGA